A part of Melittangium boletus DSM 14713 genomic DNA contains:
- a CDS encoding CgeB family protein, with protein MRIVILGLSITSSWGNGHATTYRGLVRELVRRGHEVLFLERDMPWYACNRDLQRPPFGRTELYADLEMLKDRFTDAVRGADLVVVGSYVPQGVEVGAWVQRTARGVPAFYDIDTPVTLAKLARGDFEYLSPELIPGYRLYLSFTGGPLLQRIERELGSPAARPLYCSCDPELYAPETREPLWDLGYLGTYSDDRQPVLERLMLDAAREWPSGRFVVAGPQYPANLAWPGNVARVEHLAPPEHPAFYNSQRFTLNVTRADMVRAGYSPSVRLFEAAACAVPLISDAWPGLGTFFVPGEEILISHSGEQTCRYLQEVTEGERRAMGMRARARVLSEHTAAHRAETLEGYLRSVTSGRAP; from the coding sequence ATGCGGATCGTCATTCTGGGGTTGTCCATCACGTCGAGCTGGGGCAACGGACACGCCACCACCTACCGGGGGCTCGTGCGCGAACTCGTGAGGCGCGGGCACGAGGTGTTGTTCCTCGAGCGCGACATGCCCTGGTATGCCTGCAACCGCGACCTGCAACGGCCTCCCTTCGGCCGCACCGAGTTGTACGCGGACCTGGAGATGTTGAAGGACCGCTTCACGGACGCCGTCCGGGGCGCGGATCTGGTCGTGGTGGGCTCCTACGTTCCGCAGGGCGTGGAAGTGGGCGCCTGGGTGCAGCGCACCGCCCGGGGCGTGCCGGCCTTCTACGACATCGACACGCCGGTGACGCTGGCGAAGCTCGCGCGCGGGGACTTCGAGTACCTCTCGCCCGAGCTCATCCCGGGCTACCGGCTCTACCTGTCCTTCACGGGGGGCCCCCTGCTCCAGCGCATCGAGCGCGAGCTGGGCTCACCCGCCGCCCGGCCGCTCTACTGTAGCTGCGATCCCGAGCTGTACGCCCCCGAGACGCGCGAGCCCCTCTGGGATCTCGGCTACCTGGGGACCTACAGCGATGACCGGCAGCCCGTGTTGGAGCGCTTGATGCTCGATGCCGCGCGGGAGTGGCCCTCGGGCCGCTTCGTGGTCGCGGGACCTCAGTATCCGGCCAATCTCGCGTGGCCCGGCAACGTGGCGCGCGTGGAGCACCTGGCCCCCCCCGAGCATCCGGCCTTCTACAACTCCCAGCGCTTCACCTTGAACGTCACCCGCGCGGACATGGTGCGCGCCGGCTACTCCCCGAGTGTGCGGCTCTTCGAGGCCGCCGCGTGCGCGGTGCCCCTCATCAGTGATGCGTGGCCGGGGCTTGGCACCTTCTTCGTCCCGGGCGAGGAGATCCTCATCTCCCACTCGGGCGAGCAGACGTGCCGCTATCTCCAGGAAGTCACGGAGGGAGAGCGCCGGGCCATGGGCATGAGGGCACGCGCGCGGGTGCTGTCCGAGCACACCGCCGCGCACCGCGCGGAGACCCTGGAGGGCTACCTCCGGTCAGTGACTTCGGGACGGGCACCGTGA
- a CDS encoding CgeB family protein has product MSKGSRIAFFGSSLVSAYWNGAATYYRGIIRALHERGHRVTFYEPDAYERQQHRDMADPDWARVVVYSAQGTDALERCLEEARDADVVVKASGVGVFDALLEARVLELRRPGTQVVFWDVDAPATLERLEKDPGDPFRALVPRYDHILTYGGGEPVVSAYRALGARECVPIYNALDPSTHHPVAADTRFTGDLAFLGNRLPDREARVEAFFLKAASLLTSSRFLLGGSGWGDRSLPDNVKYLGHVYTQDHNALNCSARAVLNIHRDSMARFGFSPATRVFEAAGAGACLITDAFEGVELFLEPGREVLVAHSGEEVAGHVRALSEPEARRIGQAALRRVLAEHTYAHRALKVEAVLGARGSGARERVA; this is encoded by the coding sequence ATGAGCAAGGGTTCGCGCATCGCCTTCTTCGGTTCGAGCCTCGTCTCGGCCTACTGGAACGGAGCGGCCACCTACTACCGCGGCATCATCCGCGCGCTGCATGAGCGCGGACACCGCGTGACTTTCTACGAGCCGGATGCCTACGAGCGTCAGCAACACCGCGACATGGCGGACCCGGACTGGGCGCGCGTGGTCGTCTACTCGGCACAGGGCACGGACGCGCTCGAGCGTTGCCTGGAGGAAGCCCGGGACGCGGACGTGGTGGTGAAGGCGAGCGGCGTGGGGGTGTTCGATGCGCTCCTCGAGGCGCGCGTGCTCGAGCTGCGGCGTCCGGGCACCCAGGTGGTGTTCTGGGATGTGGACGCGCCCGCCACCCTCGAGCGCCTGGAGAAGGACCCGGGCGATCCGTTCCGGGCACTCGTGCCTCGCTACGACCACATCCTCACCTACGGAGGCGGGGAGCCGGTGGTGTCCGCCTACCGGGCGCTCGGGGCGCGCGAGTGCGTGCCCATCTACAACGCGTTGGATCCCAGCACCCATCATCCGGTGGCGGCGGACACGCGCTTCACGGGGGACCTGGCCTTCCTGGGCAATCGGCTGCCGGATCGGGAGGCGCGCGTGGAGGCCTTCTTCCTGAAGGCCGCGAGCCTCCTGACCTCCTCGCGCTTCCTGCTGGGTGGCAGTGGGTGGGGCGACCGCTCCCTGCCCGACAACGTGAAGTACCTGGGCCACGTCTACACGCAGGACCACAACGCGCTGAACTGCTCGGCGCGCGCGGTGCTCAACATCCACCGGGACAGCATGGCGCGCTTTGGTTTCTCGCCGGCCACGCGGGTGTTCGAGGCCGCAGGAGCCGGCGCCTGCCTCATCACCGACGCCTTCGAGGGCGTGGAGCTCTTCCTGGAGCCCGGGCGGGAAGTCCTCGTGGCCCACTCGGGCGAGGAGGTCGCCGGGCACGTGCGCGCGCTGAGCGAGCCCGAGGCGCGGCGCATCGGTCAGGCGGCGCTCCGGCGCGTCCTGGCCGAGCACACGTACGCGCATCGGGCCTTGAAGGTGGAAGCGGTGCTGGGCGCGCGCGGGAGCGGTGCACGCGAGCGGGTGGCTTGA
- a CDS encoding CgeB family protein has translation MRIVLFCHSLLSDWNHGNAHFLRGVVTELAVRGHEVRVLEPEDAWSLRNLLAEPGGPTALEEVRALYPHVRPERYAPDALDLDRVLDGAHLVIVHEWSSPELVQRLGERRRAGGSFRLLFHDTHHRSVSAREEMARYALTHYDGVLAFGEVIRRIYLEQGWTQRAWTWHEAADARVFHPLPHVEAERELVWVGNWGDEERTAELHEFLLEPVKALGLMARVHGVRYPEAAREALAASGIEYAGWLPNHRVPEAFAQARLTIHVPRRPYAQALPGIPTIRPFEALACGIPLVTAPWSDAEGLFTPGRDFLVAANGQEMRRHLRALLADEGLRRELVEHGRRTVLARHTCGHRVEELLRICQSLGTSASECQPMARERVVL, from the coding sequence ATGCGCATCGTCCTCTTCTGCCACTCCCTGCTGTCCGACTGGAACCACGGCAACGCCCACTTCCTGCGCGGCGTGGTGACGGAACTCGCCGTGCGTGGCCACGAGGTGCGAGTCCTCGAACCCGAGGATGCCTGGAGTCTGCGCAACCTCCTGGCCGAGCCTGGCGGGCCGACGGCCCTGGAGGAGGTTCGCGCCCTCTACCCGCATGTGCGCCCCGAGCGCTATGCGCCCGATGCGCTGGACCTGGACCGCGTGCTCGACGGGGCCCACCTCGTCATCGTCCATGAGTGGAGTTCTCCGGAGCTCGTCCAGCGCCTGGGCGAGCGGCGCCGGGCGGGGGGCTCCTTCCGGCTGCTCTTCCATGACACCCACCACCGCAGCGTGAGTGCCCGGGAGGAGATGGCTCGCTACGCGCTCACCCACTATGACGGCGTGCTCGCTTTCGGCGAGGTCATCCGGCGCATCTATCTGGAGCAGGGGTGGACCCAGCGGGCCTGGACTTGGCACGAGGCCGCCGATGCACGCGTGTTCCATCCCCTGCCGCACGTGGAGGCGGAGCGGGAGCTCGTCTGGGTGGGCAACTGGGGCGACGAGGAGCGCACCGCGGAGCTGCACGAGTTCCTGTTGGAACCGGTGAAGGCGCTGGGCCTGATGGCCCGCGTGCACGGCGTGCGCTACCCCGAGGCCGCGCGCGAGGCCCTCGCCGCCTCGGGCATCGAGTACGCGGGCTGGTTGCCCAACCATCGCGTGCCCGAGGCCTTCGCCCAGGCGCGTTTGACGATCCACGTACCACGCCGCCCCTACGCCCAGGCGCTGCCCGGCATCCCCACCATCCGCCCCTTCGAGGCGCTCGCGTGTGGCATCCCCCTGGTGACGGCTCCCTGGTCGGACGCGGAGGGGCTCTTCACCCCGGGCCGTGACTTCCTCGTCGCCGCCAACGGGCAGGAGATGCGCCGTCACTTGCGGGCGCTGCTCGCCGACGAGGGCCTGCGCCGCGAGCTGGTCGAGCATGGCCGGCGCACGGTGCTCGCGCGCCACACCTGCGGGCACCGCGTGGAGGAGCTTCTGCGCATCTGCCAGTCGCTGGGCACGAGCGCCTCGGAGTGCCAGCCGATGGCACGGGAAAGGGTCGTCCTATGA
- a CDS encoding glycosyltransferase family 4 protein produces MPPVQRVLMTADTVGGVWAYALELSRALAERGVRVELATLGAPLSAAQWREARDLPELSIHESHYRLEWMEEPWDDVRASGEWLLDLEARLSPDIVHLNGFCHGALAWRAPALVVAHSCVLSWWEAVKREPAPERYARYRREVGRGLRAAACVVAPGAAMLAATERLHGPLRASRVIPNARRAEAFRPGPKEDFVLAAGRLWDEAKNLAALDAVAPGLPFPVWVAGETQHPGGGSARAPHVRSLGTLAPWELAGWMGRAAVYAMPARYEPFGLSILEAALAGCALVLGDIPSLRELWGDAARFVHPDDEDGLADALRGLMRHRAQREGLAVRARSRALTFTPRRMVEAYLELYATLNARPSEAWARSSLQTL; encoded by the coding sequence ATGCCGCCAGTCCAACGGGTGCTGATGACCGCCGACACGGTGGGAGGCGTATGGGCCTATGCCCTGGAATTGAGCCGGGCGCTCGCGGAGCGGGGCGTTCGGGTGGAACTCGCGACGCTCGGGGCGCCGCTGTCCGCCGCGCAGTGGCGGGAGGCTCGGGACCTTCCGGAACTGTCCATCCATGAAAGTCATTACCGGCTGGAGTGGATGGAGGAGCCCTGGGACGACGTCCGAGCCTCCGGGGAGTGGCTGCTCGACCTGGAGGCGCGGCTGTCACCCGACATCGTCCACCTCAATGGCTTCTGCCATGGCGCGCTCGCCTGGCGGGCGCCGGCGCTGGTGGTGGCGCATTCGTGCGTTCTTTCCTGGTGGGAGGCCGTCAAGAGAGAGCCCGCCCCCGAGCGTTACGCGCGCTACCGGCGGGAAGTGGGGCGGGGATTGCGCGCGGCCGCGTGCGTGGTGGCTCCTGGCGCGGCCATGCTCGCCGCCACGGAACGGCTCCATGGGCCCTTGCGCGCCTCGCGCGTCATTCCCAACGCCCGGCGGGCGGAGGCCTTCCGGCCCGGCCCCAAGGAAGATTTCGTGCTCGCGGCGGGCCGGTTGTGGGACGAGGCCAAGAACCTGGCGGCACTGGACGCGGTCGCGCCAGGGCTGCCGTTTCCCGTGTGGGTCGCGGGGGAGACCCAGCACCCGGGAGGCGGAAGCGCCCGGGCTCCCCATGTGCGCTCGCTCGGGACGCTGGCGCCCTGGGAACTCGCGGGGTGGATGGGCCGGGCGGCCGTCTACGCGATGCCCGCTCGCTACGAGCCTTTTGGTCTGTCCATCCTGGAGGCCGCGCTCGCCGGGTGCGCGCTGGTGCTCGGGGACATTCCCAGCCTGCGCGAGCTGTGGGGCGATGCCGCGCGCTTCGTCCATCCAGACGACGAGGATGGGCTCGCCGACGCCTTGCGGGGGTTGATGCGCCACCGCGCGCAACGCGAAGGCCTCGCGGTCCGGGCCCGGTCCCGGGCGCTCACCTTCACGCCTCGCCGCATGGTGGAGGCGTACCTCGAGCTCTACGCCACGCTGAACGCGCGGCCTTCCGAGGCGTGGGCCCGTTCCAGCCTCCAGACCCTCTGA
- a CDS encoding NAD-dependent epimerase/dehydratase family protein codes for MSRAPEKQGNGHDKRMVVIFGGAGFIGSNVAEHYLAGGRRVRVFDNVSRAGVERNLRWLKSRHDALLDVVVGDIRDEQAVRRAVRGAGEVFHFAAQVAVTTSLEGPVHDFEVNARGTLNILEALRSMREPAPLVFTSTNKVYGGLPGLEFVLDGRRYMPRDEAIRAQGIGECCPLDFESPYGCSKGAADQYVLDYGRSFGLKTVVFRMSCIYGPRQFGTEDQGWVAHFLLRALQGKPITLYGDGMQVRDILFVEDLVRALCLAQANIDRLGGQAFNIGGGPERTVSLLELLDLMARHLGRRPEIRFEDWRIGDQRYYVSDTRKFQAATGWVPRVGVEQGVSRLHAWLARPLAVDSTIAAHVG; via the coding sequence ATGAGCCGCGCGCCGGAGAAACAGGGGAACGGCCACGACAAGAGGATGGTGGTCATCTTCGGAGGGGCGGGGTTCATCGGCTCCAACGTGGCGGAGCACTACCTGGCCGGGGGCCGCCGGGTACGGGTGTTCGACAACGTCTCGCGTGCCGGAGTGGAGCGCAACCTGCGCTGGCTCAAGTCTCGTCATGACGCGCTGCTCGACGTGGTGGTGGGTGACATCCGCGACGAGCAGGCGGTGCGGCGGGCGGTGCGGGGCGCCGGAGAGGTCTTCCACTTCGCGGCGCAGGTGGCGGTGACCACCAGCCTGGAGGGCCCGGTGCATGACTTCGAGGTGAACGCTCGAGGCACACTCAACATCCTGGAGGCCCTGCGGTCGATGCGGGAGCCCGCTCCGCTTGTCTTCACCTCGACGAACAAGGTCTACGGCGGGCTGCCAGGGCTGGAGTTCGTCCTGGACGGCCGCCGCTACATGCCCCGGGACGAGGCCATCCGCGCCCAGGGCATCGGCGAGTGCTGCCCCCTGGACTTCGAGAGTCCCTATGGCTGCTCCAAGGGCGCGGCGGACCAGTACGTGCTCGACTATGGACGCTCCTTTGGCTTGAAGACCGTGGTGTTCCGGATGAGCTGTATCTACGGCCCGCGTCAGTTCGGCACGGAGGATCAGGGCTGGGTGGCGCACTTCCTTCTCCGGGCGCTCCAGGGCAAGCCCATCACCCTCTACGGTGACGGCATGCAGGTGCGCGACATCCTCTTCGTCGAGGATCTGGTGCGCGCCTTGTGCCTGGCGCAGGCGAACATCGATCGGCTCGGGGGACAGGCCTTCAACATCGGGGGAGGCCCGGAGCGCACCGTGAGCCTGCTGGAACTGCTCGACCTCATGGCGCGGCACCTGGGGCGGCGCCCGGAGATCCGCTTCGAGGACTGGCGCATCGGAGATCAGCGCTACTACGTCTCCGACACCCGCAAGTTCCAGGCCGCCACGGGTTGGGTGCCGAGAGTGGGCGTCGAGCAGGGCGTGTCCCGGTTGCATGCGTGGTTGGCGCGGCCCCTGGCGGTGGACTCCACGATCGCGGCCCACGTGGGCTGA
- a CDS encoding NAD-dependent epimerase/dehydratase family protein produces the protein MRRKQVLITGGAGFIGSHLADELLAHGHRVRALDSLLPQVHGEGRSRPSYLNPEVELVVGDVRDREAVGRALEGVDVVYHFAAAVGVGQSMYEVAHYTSVNNLGTAVLMEALIQRPVERLVVASSMSVYGEGLFRTPDGRLVPGTDRTLEQLQSGAWELCGAGGEALSPLPTPETKAPAISSVYALSKYDQERLCLIAGRAYNIPTVALRFFNVYGPRQALSNPYTGVLAIFASRMLNGNAPLIFEDGMQQRDFVNVHDVARACRLAMESRAAPGQVLNIGSGRSVTVREVARALGEVMGRPHLLPAVTGKYRMGDIRHCFADITQARVMLGYEPQVKFQTGLAELARWLEGQVAMDRVAEAKVELEVRGLTV, from the coding sequence ATGAGGCGCAAACAGGTACTCATCACGGGAGGCGCGGGGTTCATCGGGTCTCATCTGGCGGACGAGCTGCTCGCGCACGGTCATCGTGTCAGGGCATTGGACTCGCTGCTGCCCCAGGTGCATGGAGAGGGCCGGTCGCGGCCGTCGTACCTGAACCCGGAGGTGGAACTCGTCGTCGGGGATGTGCGGGACCGCGAGGCGGTGGGGCGCGCGCTCGAGGGCGTCGACGTGGTCTACCATTTCGCCGCGGCCGTGGGCGTGGGCCAGAGCATGTACGAGGTGGCGCACTACACCTCGGTGAACAACCTGGGCACCGCGGTGTTGATGGAAGCGCTCATCCAGCGCCCGGTGGAGCGCCTGGTGGTCGCCTCCAGCATGAGTGTCTATGGCGAGGGGCTCTTCCGTACGCCGGATGGCCGGCTCGTGCCCGGGACGGATCGCACCCTGGAGCAATTACAATCCGGCGCGTGGGAATTGTGTGGCGCGGGCGGGGAAGCGCTCTCGCCACTGCCCACGCCCGAGACCAAGGCGCCGGCGATCTCGTCCGTGTATGCCCTTTCCAAATATGATCAGGAGCGGCTGTGTCTCATCGCCGGCCGGGCCTACAACATCCCCACGGTGGCGCTGCGCTTCTTCAATGTCTATGGGCCGCGCCAGGCGCTGTCCAACCCCTACACCGGGGTGCTCGCCATCTTCGCCTCGCGCATGCTCAACGGCAACGCGCCGCTCATCTTCGAGGATGGGATGCAGCAGCGTGACTTCGTGAACGTGCATGACGTGGCGCGCGCCTGCCGTCTGGCCATGGAGTCCCGGGCGGCCCCCGGACAGGTGCTCAACATCGGCAGCGGCCGCTCCGTCACCGTGCGTGAGGTGGCTCGGGCCCTGGGCGAGGTGATGGGGAGGCCCCACCTGCTGCCCGCGGTGACGGGCAAGTACCGCATGGGCGACATCCGCCACTGCTTCGCCGACATCACCCAGGCCCGCGTGATGCTGGGGTACGAGCCCCAGGTGAAGTTCCAGACGGGGCTGGCCGAGCTGGCGCGATGGCTCGAGGGTCAGGTGGCCATGGATCGCGTGGCCGAGGCGAAGGTGGAACTCGAGGTCCGGGGATTGACCGTATGA
- a CDS encoding ABC transporter ATP-binding protein, producing the protein MWTFTPLMQTASASRGSLWRAMGFLLPHRHAVVTVLFLVLLSTGLSVIEPLALKSVFDQLGAGGTSKAVLLSVGALVAIGLVREALGATANWLTWRTRIRVHFALNEATVSRLHRLPLSFHREEGVGATMTKLERGMQGFVGAITELTFNVLPAATYLVLCVVVMFQLDWRLALLALVFAPIPVLIARKAAPVQTRREQTLMERWTKIYARFNEVLSGIVTVKSFAMEAREKQRFLHDVREANGVVTQGVAFDSAVNASQSVIVLIARVALIGLGGLLVLRGEISSGTLVAFLGYIGGLFGPVQGLSGVYKTSRTASVAIDQVFSILDVQDTLGDAPDAVEVTHVRGDVTFENIHFAYPSTSGPGRPLLKGIDLEVKAGETIALVGPSGAGKTTLMSLLCRFYDPVQGRVCIDGQDLRSLKQLSLRRHIGVVLQDSLLFNESVRSNIAYGRPEASLEQIEAAARAAHAHDFIMRLPQGYDTVVGERGNRLSAGERQRLSIARSLLTDPPILILDEPTSALDAESEALVQEALGKLMKGRTTFAIAHRLSTVVDADRILVLKEGRIVEAGSHAQLMRLEGYYASLVRRQTRGLLPELSTFSEAPLPLSALA; encoded by the coding sequence GTCCTCTTCCTCGTCCTCCTCTCCACGGGACTGAGCGTCATCGAACCGCTCGCGCTCAAGAGCGTCTTCGATCAACTCGGCGCGGGTGGCACCTCGAAGGCGGTGCTCCTCTCCGTGGGGGCGCTGGTGGCCATCGGCCTGGTGCGCGAGGCGCTGGGAGCCACGGCCAACTGGCTCACCTGGCGCACGCGCATCCGCGTGCACTTCGCCCTCAACGAGGCCACGGTGTCCCGCCTCCACCGGCTGCCCTTGAGCTTCCACCGCGAGGAGGGCGTGGGCGCCACCATGACGAAGCTCGAGCGCGGCATGCAGGGCTTCGTGGGGGCCATCACCGAGCTCACCTTCAACGTGCTCCCCGCGGCGACCTACCTGGTGCTCTGCGTGGTCGTCATGTTCCAGCTGGATTGGCGCCTGGCCCTGCTCGCGCTGGTGTTCGCGCCCATTCCCGTGCTCATCGCCCGGAAGGCGGCGCCCGTGCAGACGCGGCGGGAGCAGACGCTCATGGAGCGCTGGACGAAAATCTACGCCCGCTTCAATGAAGTCCTCTCGGGCATCGTGACGGTGAAGAGTTTCGCCATGGAGGCGCGGGAGAAGCAGCGTTTCCTGCACGACGTGCGCGAGGCCAATGGCGTGGTCACCCAGGGCGTGGCCTTCGACTCGGCGGTGAACGCCAGCCAGAGCGTCATCGTGCTCATCGCGCGCGTGGCGTTGATCGGCCTGGGCGGCCTGTTGGTGCTCCGGGGGGAGATCTCCTCCGGAACCCTGGTGGCGTTCCTGGGCTACATCGGTGGACTCTTCGGCCCCGTGCAGGGCTTGAGCGGCGTGTACAAGACGTCGAGGACCGCCTCGGTGGCCATCGACCAGGTCTTCTCCATCCTGGATGTCCAGGACACCCTGGGCGACGCCCCGGACGCCGTCGAGGTCACGCACGTGCGTGGCGACGTGACGTTCGAGAACATCCACTTCGCCTACCCCTCGACCTCGGGACCCGGCAGGCCGCTGCTCAAGGGCATCGACCTGGAGGTCAAGGCGGGAGAGACGATCGCGCTGGTGGGGCCGAGTGGCGCGGGAAAGACCACGCTGATGAGCCTCCTGTGCCGCTTCTACGATCCGGTCCAGGGGCGGGTGTGCATCGATGGCCAGGATCTCCGCTCGCTCAAGCAGTTGTCGCTGCGGCGCCACATCGGCGTGGTGTTGCAGGACTCGCTGCTCTTCAACGAGAGCGTGCGCAGCAACATCGCCTACGGACGGCCCGAGGCCTCCCTGGAGCAGATAGAGGCCGCGGCCCGCGCCGCGCACGCGCACGACTTCATCATGCGCCTGCCCCAGGGCTATGACACCGTGGTGGGCGAGCGGGGCAACCGGCTGTCCGCGGGAGAGCGCCAGCGCCTCTCCATCGCTCGCTCGCTCCTCACGGATCCGCCCATCCTCATCCTGGACGAGCCCACCAGCGCGCTCGACGCGGAGAGCGAGGCCCTCGTGCAGGAGGCGCTGGGCAAGCTGATGAAGGGGCGCACCACCTTCGCCATCGCCCACCGGCTGTCCACGGTGGTGGATGCCGATCGCATCCTCGTCCTCAAGGAGGGGCGGATCGTCGAGGCGGGCAGCCACGCCCAATTGATGCGCCTCGAGGGGTACTACGCCTCGCTCGTGCGCCGGCAGACGCGCGGATTGCTGCCCGAGTTGTCGACGTTCTCCGAAGCGCCGCTCCCCTTGTCCGCCCTGGCCTGA